The following coding sequences are from one Equus caballus isolate H_3958 breed thoroughbred chromosome 27, TB-T2T, whole genome shotgun sequence window:
- the LOC138921127 gene encoding olfactory receptor 2T8-like, with protein sequence MSRSYEVKLRLLDDESPFLLYFSIDRITPEEIMEKRNTTSNFILLGLFKHTRPHLFLFMVVLTMAIASFMGTALMLLLIYWDHRLHTPMYFLLSQLSLMDVMLVATIVPQMAANYLTGNKSISPAGCGLQIFFFLAVGGGECFLLAAMSCDHYVAVCHPLRYPVLMSRQLCLRMTLGSWFLGSADGLMQAAATLSFEFCSAPEIDHFFCEAPMLVRLACADTSVFENVMYIFCVLMLLVPFSLILTSYSFILFAVLQMRSREARKKAFATCSSHLAVVGIFYGAAIFTYMRPKSYRSANPNKVVSAFYTIFTPVLNPFIYSLRNSEVKGALKR encoded by the coding sequence ATGTCCAGAAGTTATGAAGTCAAACTAAGATTGTTAGATGATGAAAGtcccttccttctctatttttccattgaCAGAATCACACCAGAAGAAATCatggagaagagaaacacaaCCTCAAACTTCATTCTTCTAGGACTCTTTAAACATACAAGACCCCACCTCTTTCTCTTCATGGTGGTGCTGACAATGGCCATTGCTTCTTTTATGGGCACTGCCCTCATGCTTCTCCTGATTTACTGGGACCACCggctccacacacccatgtacttcctTCTGAGCCAACTCTCCCTCATGGATGTGATGCTGGTTGCCACCATTGTGCCCCAAATGGCTGCTAACTACTTGACTGGAAATAAGTCTATCTCCCCTGCTGGCTGTGGCTtgcagattttcttctttcttgctgtgGGAGGGGGTGAGTGCTTCCTCTTAGCAGCCATGTCCTGTGACCACTATGTGGCTGTTTGTCATCCGCTGAGATATCCTGTCCTCATGAGCCGACAATTATGCCTGAGAATGACTTTGGGGTCTTGGTTCTTGGGGTCGGCTGATGGGCTCATGCAGGCTGCTGCTACCCTGAGCTTCGAATTTTGCAGTGCACCTGAGATcgatcatttcttctgtgaggccCCCATGCTGGTGCGTTTGGCTTGTGCTGACACATCTGTCTTCGAAAATGTAATGTATATCTTCTGTGTGTTAATGCTTCTGGTCCCGTTTTCCCTCATCCTCACCTCCTACAGTTTTATCCTCTTTGCTGTTCTCCAGATGCGTTCTAGAGAAGCCCGCAAGAAGGCTTTTGCAACCTGCTCCTCACATTTGGCTGTGGTGGGAATCTTCTATGGAGCTGCCATTTTCACCTACATGAGACCCAAATCTTACAGGTCAGCTAACCCTAATAAGGTTGTGTCAGCATTCTACACTATCTTCACCCCTGTGCTGAATCCCTtcatctatagtctgaggaacagtGAAGTCAAGGGAGCCTTGAAAAGGTGA